ttaaatatatttttaaattacaaaCTCGCGAATACTTTTAAAAAAAGTTTAAATACTATTTCATTTATAATTAGGAATTAATATGGTATATTCCTaaatttggacatgctcttcgcactccccaagagagattagttcaccaaacttttaactgggctccacaaggcactagaagagttggaagaccaaggcctacatggctaaggactataaagcgtgaagtcggagatgatgagtgaagaagtattgaattaaaagcaagacccaggcctacatggctgagaactatgaagcgtgaagtgagagacgatgagtgaagaagtattgaattaaaagctcaagacagagacgactggcgaaatttaacagaggccatttgcgtctataggcgtaggagatgatgatgatgatgaagatgatgaatcctataggcgtaggagatgatgctgatgatgatgatgaagatgaagaatcctataggcgtaggagatgatgatgatgatgaagatgatgaatcctataggcgtaggagatgatgctgatgatgaagatgatgaatcctataggcgtaggagatgatgctgatgatgatgatgatgaatcctaAGTTCTGAATATGATAGTTCAGGAATTTGAATGATTTCCTTCCAATtccatataaaaatagaaaaaaaatcccatGATTTGTAATAACCTCACTTCTCTAAAGATATAAAGCAATTAGATAAGATAACGCAGATCACAAAACATGCAAGAATATAGATAATCAAGAGGCAAGATAAAACCAGACTTCGGTTTCTTCTGAACTCAAAATCTCTTATCATCCCTTATCTTTTGTTTAATGACTTCCTAAATACGCTCAATTTGATGAGTGAATGCCCCCACttacagcacagaaagaaatagatatctgtttgaggctcggggtgaggatggaaGGTTTAgcctcgccaagattcttggacatgatgggttgtttttagattcatttcagaaagcaggtcttctgaaagctatttaaattttatagggACATATTTGCTTTTGTGGTTTTAAATGAATATTCATTTAATCTTTAttaaagaaatagacatctgtttgaggctcggagtgaggatggcaggttcatttttaccaagattcttggacatgatgggtTGTACAATGCTTGGGGCGTTTTCAgacttatttcagaagcaggtcttctgaaagctatttaacttttataagaacatatttgcttttgtggttttaattgaatattcttttaatctttattaaagaaacagatatctgtttgaggctcgggggtgaggatggcaggttcaattttaccaagattcttggacatgatgggtTGTACAATGCTTGGGGCGTTTTCAgacttatttcagaagcaggtcttctgaaagctatttaacttttataagaacatatttgcttttgtggttttaattgaatattcttttattctttgaaggtcgctcatgaatggcagaggcaaggaacagtgacattgccctagcaatcaggacaatgccctagagacttactacccaagctaggaccagggagggccaggcagtggctactgatgactcagcagatagacctataggctcccccaaaccccccaaccttagctcacaaggatggtaaggttgcagacactaatggcactaacgagtctgagcgggactcgaacccccgactggcaaacaccaggcagagacgttaccaatcaggccacagcaaccgatatgggcgtcaatgaccttcgatgtcaggatgtcagaaaaccctgaatcattcattcattctaattAAAGTCCGCTTCAATGAAAAATATACGCAGGTGTAAAAACTCTTGGGTTGACTGATTTTATGGCACATCAAACTACTGGTCCAATGACACTGTTACTCAAGAATTTAaaccatttcttaaaaaaaaaaaaaaaaaaaaaaaaaaactttcaatcatGGAAAAGATATCGAGTTTCTGTACTaccttcattacctccgccaacgaagttggaagggggttatgttttacaccctgtttgtttgtttgtgtatgtttgtttgtttgtgaacagcttcctggccacaattttaatcgaagagtcaTGAATTTAGATTAGCTACTATGTAAAATGATGGAAATGATTacagtttggaaggtcaaggtcaaaggtcaatgtcacggtcaagcaaaatatccaattcacgtaatcagccataagtttggactacGTTGTcacagacttgaaacttggttcaaatttgagcGTATGGAAATACAcgcccaattaatacatgttaaggtcaaagatcaaggttaaggtcgagcaacaagctgccacggcggaggtctgcgttctactgagtgcccctctagtactTCAAGACTATATAAACATACCTCTTGAATTCAGTTCGGTTTAAGAATCCTGCTGAAATCGATGTATTACTACAATAATGTATAAAGGAGCACTTACGTTAGGTGTTGACACAGGCCTTTTGAATGGAAAATCAATGACAATCTTACTAgatgtaaaataaaattatatatatatatatatatatatatatatatatatatatatatatatatatatatatatatatatttatttatttattatatatatatacagtatatatatatatatatctatatctatataaataaatatatatatatatatatatatatatatatatatatatatatatatatatatatatatatatatctaccaaggGCTTTCCCTCAATTTTTGGGAGTAGCCgacgtaagaaaaaaaaacgagacttttcttctcttcgtccTCCCAGCCTAACGAAGAATTCAAcccagtttggttggtactgctaggaggatgaacctgccatcctcacctcgaccctCAAACAGACATCTATAAGTTAATCATTAATCCTCTATTAGTCACTGGAGACATCATCAAACCCCCAGATGAAAAACAGCACTGTGGATATTCCATTTATCCATTTTTTAGTAAAATATCCACAGCCACAAAAATGTGGATTAGCAtgaagtattattgttattatcattattacaagccaagctacaaccctggttggaaaagcacgatactataagcccaagggctccaacagggaaaaatagcccagtaaggaaaggaaataaggaaataaataaatgatgagaataaattaacaatatatcactataaaaacagtaacagcgtcaaaacagatatgtcctatatagaccattaacaaagtcaaaaacagatatgtcaaatatgaacaataaaaagactcatgtcagcctggtcaacataaataaatttgctccaactttgaacttttgaagttctactgattcaactacccgattaggaagatcatttcatatcCCTACGTCTAAAACAACCTGTCATGCATTGCAAGAACAAGGATCTTTGAAGCTAGTGTTCCTACGTCTAAACCAACCTGTCATGCATTGCAAGAACAAGGATCTTTGAAGCTAGTGTTCCTACGTCTAAACCAACCTGTCATGCATTGCAAGAACAAGGATCTTTGATGCTATTGTTCCTACAATCCCTAACAATTAGGTCCATAAAATACCATTCATGGTTGAAATAGTACTGCTACAGGCAGAAAATCCATGGGACCATAAAATACCATTCATGGTTGAAATAGTACTGCTTGATGCAGAAAATCCATGGTAAATTACGGAATAAGAATCCTGCATGAAGGAAATAGAATCTGGCAATGAAGGATACAAGCATCCTCTTATTATCAAGTTCAGCAATGTACATAAAGTCTCCTCAAGGGTGAAAATGACCATCTTTTTCAATGCATTTTCACCCTAACTGGTTATTCCCTCTATCTTTTTTCACAGTATGAATTTCCTACTTGGTTATGTATCAgccattatatactgtataaatgataATTCCCTGAGTATTACATCGTATTAAGGATACAGGAttctatattttaaaatatataaagtttataactATCAtatccttaaataaaaaaaaaaaactgatatccttagataaaaaaaaaaaaaagccaataagacaaagtgtttttatcattttatcatcaaATGCTGTAAATACCTCCAGTGACTGTCTGCGAAAATCTGTTTTCTGTTGCAgcaaaattttcataatttggaaCTGAACACGCCATGTTCCTTGCCACTTCACGATTTTCTTATCGTGCAAATTGCACAAATGCTATTGCTTACTTCCTGCCCTCCAACAGGACTGAAGTAATAGTTGTTGGccttaaaggaaaaatattattctgCCACTTGGCTCCATTTCTTCCACCAAAAGTACATACATTTTCACTAAGTAATTTTGTATTTAGTAACAAACGGATTGATTAAGAAAGACCGTGGATGGTACTACGAATGTATGGGTTATCAATTAATCTTTATCGCTATATATGAGCACGTCACTACTACAGGATATCGTTTCCTCTCCCCAGGGGTCTACAACCCCCACTATAGTccgtttcttttagcgaggcagatttgcaccgactcgcagcggtgcccttttagctcggaaaagtttcctgatcgctgattggttagaatgatcttgtccaaccaatcagcgatcaggatacttttccgagctaaaagggcacagctgcgagtcgttgcagatttgcaccgactcgcaacggtgtccttttagctcgagaaggtttcctgatcgctgattggttagaatgatcttgtcctgccaatcagcggtcaggaaacttttccgagctaaaagggcaccactgcgagtcggtgcaaatctgcctcgctaaaagaaattgactataggtattttCTTGCCTTCACATACATTACAACATTAGCATATCGTATAGCAGCCTCGTCTAGTTCACCACATTAATgtatccccagtcagaaagggaaatgtgtatataatgtgtaaCTATGAACCCTAATAATTGGggtttaatatcaaattcaatttagaatatattattattattattattattaattgctaagctagaaccctagttagaaaagcagaatgctataagcccaggggctccaacagggaaaatagctcagtgaggacaggaaagaaggaaaaattaaatattttaagaataacattaaaataaatatctcctatataaattataaaaactattagTAATTCTTTTCTGATtcatgcttctggctgggcaaggattcgaacctatacctctgatTCGAAACAGTCCCAAAAGACTCAACCAATGAATCATTAAGAGAGATACAAGTTCATTACCTGTACAGtggacatattcctgtcgaattcaggactctatacttagacttgaaatcaacccatcaatgAGTTTCTAACACGAGGCTATTTAAGATCACTTGTCACTAACACGCGAGcatttaatagattattattattattattattattattattattactagccaagctacaaccctagttggaaaagcaagatgctatacccaagggctccaatagggaaaaatagcccaatgaggaaaggaacacGTGGCTATTTAAGATCACTTGTCACTAACACGCGAGcatttaatagattattattattattattactagccaagctacaaccctagttggtaaagcaagatactataagcccaagggctccaatagggaaaaataggccagtgaggaaaggaaataaggaaataaataaatgataggaacaaactaacaataaatcattctaaaacagtaacaacgtcaaaacagatatgtcatatataaactattaacaacgtcaaaaacagatgtcatatgtaaactataaaaagactcatgtcagcctggtcaacatgaaaacatatacATATCAACCAGAAATGGTACTTAATATCAAATGCAACCTTGATCTCAGAAGCACAAGTTCGAGTCATTGCCTAGCTCgaagcatttatcatgaaagaatttccagtggatatatatttcaagGTTAAATTCGATATCACATCccatttgtggttgatatctacTTCTATAAAAGTCACGTGTGTTGGTGACGAATCATCATATAACTTCAGCCTTTCTAACACGAATCATCATATAACTTCAGCCTTTCTAACACGAATCATCATATAACTTCAGCCTTTCTAACACGAATCATCATATAACTTCAGCCTTTCTAACACGAATCATCATATAACTTCAGCCTTTCTAACACAAATCATCATATTTCTTCAGCCTTTCTAACACGAATCATCATATAACTTCAGCCTTTCTAACACGAATCATCATATAACTTCAGCCTTTCTAAGTTCACATTTACTTCTATCAAAGTCACCTGTGTTGGTGACGAATCATCATATAACTTCAGCCTTTCTAAGTTGATATTTACTTCTATTAAGGTCACGTGTGTTGGTGACGAATCATCATATGATTTTAGCCTTTCTAAGTTGATATTTACTTCTATCAAAGTCACCTGTGTTGGTGACGAATGATCATATAACTTCAGCCTTTCTAAGTTGATATCTACTTCTATTAAAGTCACGTGTGTTGGTGACGAATCATCATATAACTTCAGCCTTTCTAAGTTCACATTTACTTCTATCAAAGTCACCTGTGTTGGTGACGAATCATCATATAACTTCAGCCTTTCTAAGTTGATATTTACTTCTATTAAGGTAACGTGTGTTGGTGACGAATCATCATATGACTTCAGCCTTTCTAAGTTGATATTTACTTCTATCAAAGTCACCTGTGTTGGTGACGAATGATCATATAAGTTCAGCCTTTCTAAGTTGATATCTACTTCTATCAAAGTCACGTGTGTTGGTGACGAGTCATCATATAACTTCAGCCTTTCTAAGTCTACAATTTCAGGAACAAGGAACGCGTTGTTACTTTAACTCTTATCTTATAAATTTATATCCggcaatatacattttttttttcagatctgatAAACTACCTCGAAACTATTTAAACGTGAAAGCACAGGAAATAGACAGAGCCTTATCAAACTAATCTTGATAAATTAGAAAAGAATCTGATAGACAATTTtggatccaatatatatatatatatatatatatatatatatatatatatatatatatatatatatatatatatgtatgtatatatataaatgctcttcCTAATATTGTTTAAAAGTGTAACCGGGAAATGAAAAAAAGTGCAAAAACAAATCGTTGCAATACCTGTATCAAACGTGCAAGAAATAAAACGTTGTAATACCTGTatcaaacttgcaaaaaaaaaaaaaaaaaaacgttgcaatACCTGTTTCAAACGTGTAAAAAATACACGTTGCAATACCTGTATCAAACGTGCAAAAATATCGAAGCAATACCTGTatcaaaattgcaaaaaaaaacgtTGCAATACCTGTatcaaacttgcaaaaaaaaaaaaaaaacgttgcaatACCTGTATCAAGAGTGCAAAAAATAATACGTTGCAATACCTGTTACACACGTGCAAAAAAATCGTTGCAATACCTGTTGAGGAGAAGACAGGTTTCATACAAATCCAGCGATTTATAAATAGAACACACTTTCAATCGATGTACGAGTGACAGATTGACAATATTATTATGAAAAGAACCAGTCTAGGTGACTCACCTGTTCTCTCACCCTTCTCTCCAGTTCCCTATAACCTCTCTCCCCACCTGGGGAGGTTCCCCATACTGGGGATACCTGGCTGGGTTGCCTACCACAGAGGATAGATGACTGGGTTGCCTGCCAACAAGGTAATAGAGGCTGGCTTGCTTACCACAGAGGATAGATGGCTGGGTTGCCTACCATACCACCAAGGCAATAGAGGCTGGTTGGCCTACCAACAAGGtaatagaggctgggttgcctaccaccaAAGTGTTAAATGGCTGGGTTGCCTACCTCAGAGGATAGATGGCTGGGTTGCCTACCACTGAAGTATTAGTGGCTGGGTTGCCTACCAACAAGGtaatagaggctgggttgcctaccaccaaggtattagaggctgggttgcctaccaccaaggtaatagaggctgggttgcctaccaccaAAGTGATAAATGGCTGGGTTGCCTACCTCAGAGGATAGATggctgggttgcctaccaccaAAGTGATAAATGACTGGGTTGCCTACCATCAAGGtaatagaggctgggttgcctaccaccaAAGTGATAAATGGCTGGGTTGCCTACCTCAGAGGATAGATggctgggttgcctaccaccaaggtattagaggctgggttgcctaccaccaAAGTGATAAATAGCTGGGTTGCCTACCACCAAGGTAATAGACGCTGGGTTGCCTACCACAGAGGATAGATggctgggttgcctaccaccaAGGTAATAGAGGCAGGtaatagaggctgggttgcctaccacAGAGGATAGATggctgggttgcctaccaccaAGGTAATAGAGGCAGGtaatagaggctgggttgcctaccacAGAGGATAGATggctgggttgcctaccaccaaggtaatagaggctgggttgcctaccGCCAAGGTAATAGAGGCTGGTTGGCCTACCAACAAGGtaatagaggctgggttgcctaccaccaAAGTGATAAATAGCTGGGTTGCCTACCACCAAGGTAATAGACGCTGGGTTGCCTACCACAGAGGATAGATggctgggttgcctaccaccaaggtaatagaggctgggttgcctaccaccaAGGTAATAGAGGCTGGTTGGCCTACCAACAAGGtaatagaggctgggttgcctaccaccaAGGTAATAGAGGCAGATTTGCTTACCAACAAGGtaatagaggctgggttgcctaccacTAAGGCAATAGAGGCATATTTGTTTACCAACAAGGtaatagaggctgggttgcctaccaacAAGGTAATAGAGGCAGATTTGCTTACTGACAAGGTAATAGATGCTGGGTTGCCTACCACTAAGGCAATAGAGGCATATTTGTTTACCAACAAGGtaatagaggctgggttgcctaccatCAAGGCAATAGAGGCAGATTTGCTTACCAACAAGGtaatagaggctgggttgcctaccacTAAGGCAATAGAGGCATATTTGTTTACCAACAAG
The nucleotide sequence above comes from Palaemon carinicauda isolate YSFRI2023 chromosome 2, ASM3689809v2, whole genome shotgun sequence. Encoded proteins:
- the LOC137616405 gene encoding uncharacterized protein, coding for MVGNPVIYHFGDLERLKLYDDSSPTHVTLIEVDINLERLNLYDHSSPTQVTLIEVNINLERLKSYDDSSPTHVTLIEVNINLERLKLYDDSSPTQVTLIEVNVNLERLKLYDDSSPTHVTLIEVDINLERLKLYDHSSPTQVTLIEVNINLERLKSYDDSSPTHVTLIEVNINLERLKLYDDSSPTQVTLIEVNVNLERLKLYDDSYIPPAASFGALDDRGGSSSRGFSIMKLHLWWIAGEGGLWHPSSTS